CGCGGACGGCGTCAGCGGGGTGGCGGCCGCGTGAATGGTGACCGTCACCCGAGCGGGAGGCCGGCTGGGGGCGACCAGATACGTGTCGTGACCGCGGTGGGGCCGCTCGGGCGGCGCGGCGCCCAGCGGTGCGCGGGACTCCGCGCCCGGTTCGGTCATCGTGTGGTCCCTTCGTGATGACAACCAGGAGTGCGCAACGGGACTTCCGTGCCGTGCCCGAGTCCCGTTCCGCCGCCGCGCACTCCAGGTGATTCCAGAATGGAATATTCCGTACAGAATATGCCCCCGACCAGCGGTACGGCTCATTTTGGCACGACCGGACTCGGCTCTGCATCCCTGCCGCCGAAATATCCTGCACCGCGGATTCCCCGGTCCGGACAAAGAAATCCGCTGGCCAGCGGCGGTGGACACGGCTCGCGGCCGCCGGCGGCGAGAGGGGCGGTCGTGCAGGTTTTTCACGTCTACCTGCAGGTTTACCCTGGGAGAGTGAGTGTCGTCATTCGATAAGGTGATTATGCTACTGACGGTATAAGTTACGGTCGATTCCCGCCTGCGCCGGGCGGGAATCACCGGCCCGCCGACCACCGCGGAAATCGCAGCGAATCGCGCCCTGAAATACGGGTATCGACGCGTCGGCGCGTTGTGTCGGCGGATTCCGCTTCGGTGTCCGGCGGAGCCCGGCGTGGTGCCGCGATGCCCGCGCGGAGAGGGTGCGGTTTTCGCCGCCGGGCACCGCGTCGCCGAGCCGATCCGGCTGACGGCTTCGCCCCCATGGCCGGATTCCGACGCGGCGGGCGGGGTATTCCGCGTTCGGCTTTCGGGCGGCACCGTTTCGGACCGGCGTCGCGTGCTCGGCCGCGCGCCGGATGCCCAGCGCCGGGGGACTCTGCACCGGGCGACTCTGTGCCGAGCGACTCTGTGCGGCGCGATCCTGTCCCTGGCGGTATTGCCCTGGACGACCCTGGTCAGGGCGGCTCTGTGTGGCGTGACTCCGTGGTGGGCGGCTTCGACGCCGGGCGGTCAGCGAAGGGCCAGCTCCAGCCCGGTCAGCTCGTAGGACTCCATGTTCGACCGGATCCGGATGCGCGGCGCCCGTGCCATCCGGATTCCGGGCAGCGCGAGCAGTGCGGTGAGGAACAGATCGGTCTGCTGCAGCGCGATGGGTGCCCCGGGGCAGCGGTGCGGGCCGTCGCCGAAGGTGAGTCCTTCGGCGATGTCGCGGGGCACTCGCAGCTCACCGGCGTCCGATCCGGCGGCCGCCGGATCGAGGTTGGCCGCGGCGACCCGGATGTCGATCTTCGCGCCGCGCGGGATGGTGGCGTCGCCGACCTCCAGTTCGGCGGTGGTCCGCCGGTAGAGATCGGACACCACCGGTTCGAGGCGGAGGATCTCCTGCAGGATCGCCTGCCTGCCCGGTTCGTCGGCCGTGGTGTAGGCGGCGCGCAGGGCGTCGTCGCTGAACAGGTGGAACGCGGCGAGCGTGATGAACTCCCGGGTGGTGAACATCCCGGCGCCGGCGAAGGTGACGCATTCGCCGAGCACCTCCAACGCCGTGCACCCCTCGTCGAGCAGGTGCGAGACCAGGTCTCCGCAGCGGTGCTTACGCCGCTTCCGCATCGAGGGCAGGATGTTGAACAGGAAGACCGACAGCGCGCGGCCGCGTTCGTAGAGCAGCCGGCCGATCGCGCGCGGGCTGCCCCACCCCGGTGCGACGGCGGCCTCGGTGAAGAACCGCTCCAGCCGCCGCGCGAGTGCGGCCCGCGACCCGTCGAGCCCGATCACCTCCGCGACCACCCCGACCGAAACCGCGAGCGCCAGTTTGGACAGATCGGCCCGCCCGACCCGGCGCAGGCGATCGCACTGCTGCTCGACGAGACTGCACATCAGCCCGCGATACTCCTCGTCCACGCGGCGGGGCGTGAAGTACTGCGCCGTCTGGCGGCGGTGCTCGCGGTGCTCCGGCCCGTCGCGATAGAGCACCGGACGGCGCATCTTCCGCGGCAGATTGTCGTAGGCCTCGATGCCCAGCCCGGCCTGGCAGGTGTCGATGCTGCGCAGCACCGCCCGAGCGCCGGCGTAGTCCTGGACCAGCCACACCCCGTCCGCCCCGGCCCGCACCGGGCAGCCCGGGACCTGCGGCCCCCGATCCACCCTGCGTCCGATCCCGGCGGGCACCTCGGCTGGCATCTACGGCTCCTCGCGATTCGGCGGCTGTCCCGCCCATTGTCGACCACGGCGGCAGGCCCGTCGACGGACTTCCGTCGGGATTTGGCGGCGGATCGTGTGGCGAGTCCTCAGTGGACAGACTGGCGCGGCTCCGGAAGCCAGTGCACGCCGCGTTCGTGCACCGCGAGGAGGGGAGCAGGTGCCGGCGAGGCCGGTGAACGGGACCGATTCGGCGTCTGCGCTGCTCGCGGAGGGTCGTGCCGGCGCTCCTGATCTGCACCGGCCGCCGCGGCACCAGTGGACGCCCCACCCGCGGGGAACAGCCATCCGGCGACTGGCAAGATCGAGATTTCCAGTTCGTCCATCGGTTGTTCATCGGAAAGGGGTTGCCGGACCGTGCTGTTCGATGTGGTCAACGGTCTTGCCGGGCACAATGCCGCGCTGGACGCGGTGATGAAGTTCGTCGCCGGGCCGTTGATCTACGTGCTGGCGGTCGCGGGGGCGCTGGTCGTGCTGGCGGCGATGCGCGGGCGGACGCGGGGGAAAAACCTGTGGCTCGCCGGGCAGGCCGGGGCGACCCTCGCGCTGGGCTTCCTGGTGAACCGGGTGCTGCGGGCGTTCGCGGTGCACGGGCGGCCGTTCGAGAGCCGTCCGGTGCACCAGCTCGTCGAGCACGAAGCGGGGGTCTCCTTCCCGAGCAACCATGCCACCGCGGCGCTGACCATCGCGTTCGTGGCCGGGTTCTTCGTCTCCCGGCGGTGGGGCTGGACGCTCGGCGTGCCGGCCGCGCTGATCGCGATCTCCCGGGTGTACGTGGGGGTGCACTGGCCGTCCGACATCATCTGCGGCGCGCTGGTCGGGCTGCTGGCGACGCTCGTGGTCCGCTGGGCGGCGCCCCGGGTGCGTAAATGGGGCGAAGCACGGTTCGCCAAGGCTGGTCCTCCGCCCACAGAGGACACTGTGGACGACACCGTGGTGATTCCGCGGGTCCGGGTTCGCCGGTCGGAGGCGGAGACCGAGGTCTTCGAACGGGTAAGGTAGCGAAACGGCGGCGCTACGCC
This Amycolatopsis sulphurea DNA region includes the following protein-coding sequences:
- a CDS encoding cytochrome P450, which encodes MPAEVPAGIGRRVDRGPQVPGCPVRAGADGVWLVQDYAGARAVLRSIDTCQAGLGIEAYDNLPRKMRRPVLYRDGPEHREHRRQTAQYFTPRRVDEEYRGLMCSLVEQQCDRLRRVGRADLSKLALAVSVGVVAEVIGLDGSRAALARRLERFFTEAAVAPGWGSPRAIGRLLYERGRALSVFLFNILPSMRKRRKHRCGDLVSHLLDEGCTALEVLGECVTFAGAGMFTTREFITLAAFHLFSDDALRAAYTTADEPGRQAILQEILRLEPVVSDLYRRTTAELEVGDATIPRGAKIDIRVAAANLDPAAAGSDAGELRVPRDIAEGLTFGDGPHRCPGAPIALQQTDLFLTALLALPGIRMARAPRIRIRSNMESYELTGLELALR
- a CDS encoding phosphatase PAP2 family protein, which translates into the protein MLFDVVNGLAGHNAALDAVMKFVAGPLIYVLAVAGALVVLAAMRGRTRGKNLWLAGQAGATLALGFLVNRVLRAFAVHGRPFESRPVHQLVEHEAGVSFPSNHATAALTIAFVAGFFVSRRWGWTLGVPAALIAISRVYVGVHWPSDIICGALVGLLATLVVRWAAPRVRKWGEARFAKAGPPPTEDTVDDTVVIPRVRVRRSEAETEVFERVR